The following proteins are co-located in the Microplitis demolitor isolate Queensland-Clemson2020A chromosome 3, iyMicDemo2.1a, whole genome shotgun sequence genome:
- the LOC103576614 gene encoding rho guanine nucleotide exchange factor 11 isoform X3 → MNGTTAVRRVVGAGGGGGGQEPPPVATLVVYKDDAGYGMKVSGDNPVYVQSVKEGGAAERAGLKQGDKIIKVNGVNVMQSTHTEVVQLIKSSTQVVLTVQQKPLGATLAGLQQVGTTLGSQHQQPRPTSLSSASTMVSPSQSATSLHRASTAPAGGAPCTARITGPQPVDHEKKRQLETQRVHTFQLMLEKEQSYRDKLRSELAKMGIGSGNVSNSSTLQTELAGAERRVRTLQDQLAAITTNDQLCSLVTNASSPSGHYSSSGSSTGGGSGVVIGDTPPPLPSRKSLSMQSLSPPPLPPRPPPPTTTSNTHSVVQLELERQLLTHLTSPTTSHGIPNSFSQDAHLGSPNSLNKHQRTKSSPEQLGSTMISPSEASRLLIASESMNDLSPSRHLHQGHGRLSGIDLDDPIHITPPGTPPPPYPQPSPGNDVLSTTLNESVDSFVTVTPTRQLLNESSPGLPQIQQPIMSMEDDDMSDQEVGQLEDHGPFKSLSRLWEHHAHLSVFINYVLSNSDPSSLLFYLVTDLYKEGNAKEMRKWAYEIHSSFLVPGAPLRLNNVDENVAREIDDVLLRESDKEEILRKIFWKARTRAKEELNEQLADFQQKRTAGLGMLFGPSDAQLDESESDKSKEAKIIETYLLPKMDPYLEDIEKDQLDLRQFTTAAGLATILTKIFQVRSVSLDRVPTFVAKDKSNIKARLLTGKTRKMAVRGHHFGAHQYFTVTYCNHCQLIIGGIGPQGYQCNDCSLSVHRQCVRVVEESCPGPLSRKERGNDRISKLMDRIRPERKPPSSHHHHHSPNQMHLNNKLFSVERSKRLDEENLLGDCENGEHRGGGASGNTRGSVERGRISGYGDHLDSMDDPSSREDISEMVQQNISSKPKTSNINRSESYKERIHHKRQLREKRKTSDPNLSKTNDCDATGAFPGNSAGSSSNSSLSTRSLDSPSTSLEQVHPANAGHHTSNSWDSDVDVEPDPPDWNHGVAEEVLSNLSNSEKKRQEVINELFHTERSHVRALKVLSYVFHKPLLESQVLPLDQVQLLFSNLDEMVTIHSRFNQAMKRKKKENPCVGDVGELILEMFDGENGETFERAASTYCAKQQVALDALRDRRRKDPKLNSFLNEIESNPLCRRLQLKDHILTGMLRLTKYPLLFENLAKYTPESNEKEKAAVLRAVERSKEILSLVNQAVREAEDCQRLTEILRMIDRSAFDKFDHPAVQEFKNLDITKRNLIFEGPLQWRIVNRPKPVDLHVVLLDDTILLLHRQDDKYLLKFTNTNQVNSVLSPIFKVSTVLVRNNAVDKNSLYLVNTSQKGAQIYDLVASSPAERKLWCKHISEAAEAYKTRNREGRRPSPPTVLNEEPSPAPEVPLNMETGAADKEKSDKVGPQDPKDNDNNKEQSSTSIETTTSTPAATQPEENTQDTPATDESSKSKPDESTQSADQNHNQNQDQQQQQQPSPAQQPPPSSSATSSGIGESMRLVTCTQCSLIDPVEVHAEVRPVHVAEPVLTPIESLRRKDEVIKQALEEKQSLVADILNIPKEDFEHVADIASEPSDVEKEPAELILAAISKANQLVGILNAALAVTETEAVLATRGTNATASTGCDAVGCPVPRSHPHPHQPVVPVVTLQPICHSLTAQLSQFLKIVKERDEERERLRKELQRCRERLHAIDADAQRREQYQFSTSTTQTPTDLGDHISTEATEDINKEEFVDACGDPDVELETNDSKKNTPATEMMGDSVG, encoded by the exons CATCGACGCAGGTGGTTTTGACAGTGCAGCAGAAGCCATTGGGTGCAACGCTAGCCGGTTTACAGCAAGTGGGAACAACTCTGGGAAGTCAACATCAGCAGCCGAGACCAACGAGTTTATCATCGGCATCAACAATGGTATCACCTTCACAATCCGCTACTTCTTTGCATCGAGCATCAACTGCCCCAGCTGGTGGTGCTCCTTGCACTGCACGTATAACTGGACCCCAACCTGTCGAC cacGAGAAAAAACGTCAGTTGGAGACACAACGTGTTCATACATTCCAGCTGATGTTAGAAAAGGAGCAGAGTTATCGTGATAAATTACGAAGTGAACTTGCTAAAATGGGTATTGGTTCCGGGAATGTATCAAACTCCTCAACACTGCAGACTGAGTTAGCTGGAGCGGAAAGACGAGTTCGTACATTACAAGATCAATTAGCTGCAATAACAACAAATGAccag CTTTGCTCATTGGTAACAAACGCCTCGTCTCCCTCTGGTCATTATTCCAGTTCTGGTAGCAGCACCGGTGGTGGTAGTGGTGTTGTTATTGGCGACACACCGCCACCCCTGCCTTCACGTAAATCCTTGTCCATGCAGAGTTTGTCCCCACCTCCGTTGCCTCCACGACCACCTCCACCCACTACCACCTCAAACACGCACAGCGTAGTACAGTTGGAGCTGGAGAGACAACTGCTGACTCATTTAACGTCCCCAACCACCAGTCATGGTATACCTAACTCT ttctCACAAGACGCACATTTGGGTTCGCCGAACTCACTTAATAAACATCAACGTACAAAATCCTCACCCGAGCAATTGGGCTCGACTATGATCTCACCGTCAGAGGCCAGTAGACTACTAATAGCGTCAGAATCAATGAACGACTTATCACCATCGAGACACCTCCATCAGGGACATGGACGTCTAAGCGGAATTGATTTAGATGATCCGATCCATATCACACCACCGGGCACACCACCACCGCCTTATCCCCAACCAAGTCCTGGGAATGATGTCTTATCGACCACCTTGAATGAA agCGTGGATAGTTTTGTAACAGTAACGCCAACCCGTCAATTGTTGAATGAAAGTAGTCCTGGATTACCGCAAATTCAACAGCCTATTATGTCTATGGAAGACGATGACATGAGTGATCAAGAAGTG ggTCAACTCGAAGATCATGGACCATTTAAATCTTTATCAAGATTGTGGGAACACCATGCACATCTttctgtttttataaattatgttttatcAAATAGTGATCCTTCAAGCTTg ttattctATTTGGTAACAGACTTGTATAAGGAAGGTAATGCTAAGGAAATGAGAAAATGGGCATATGAAATTCATTCTAGCTTTTTAGTACCTGGTGCT CCTCTACGACTCAATAACGTAGATGAGAATGTCGCACGTGAAATAGATGACGTACTTTTACGAGAATCAGATAAAGAAGAAATATTACGCAAGATATTTTGGAAGGCAAGAACAAGAGCGAAGGAAGAATTGAATGAACAGCTTGCGGACTTCCAACAAAAAAGAACAGCGGGACTTGGTATGTTATTTGGGCCGAGTGATGCTCAGCTTGACGAAAGTGAATCAGATAAATCTAAAGAAGCAAAAATAATAGAGACTTATCTTCTTCCTAAAATGGATCCATATTT GGAAGATATTGAAAAAGATCAGTTAGATCTACGTCAATTTACAACAGCCGCTGGTTTAGCGACGATATTgactaaaatatttcaagtacGATCTGTATCACTTGATCGTGTGCCGACATTTGTCGCTAAAGATAAATCTAATATTAAAGCTCGTTTGCTTACGggtaaaacaagaaaaatggCAGTAAGAGGTCATCATTTTGGAGCACATCAATATTTTACTGTTACGTATTGCAATCATTGTCAACTTATTATTGGTGGGATCGGTCCTCAAGGTTATCAATGCAATG ACTGCTCTCTCAGTGTTCACCGTCAATGTGTTCGTGTAGTTGAGGAAAGTTGTCCAGGACCATTGTCACGTAAAGAACGCGGCAATGATCGTATCAGTAAACTTATGGATCGTATAAGACCTGAAAGAAAACCTCCATCATCTCATCATCACCACCATTCCCCAAATCAAATGCAtctaa ataataaattattttcagtcgAACGTTCAAAGCGTCTTGacgaagaaaatttattaggaGACTGTGAAAATg GAGAACATCGCGGGGGCGGCGCAAGCGGAAACACCCGTGGTAGTGTTGAAAGAGGACGTATTTCCGGTTACGGTGATCATCTTGATAGTATGGACGATCCTTCTTCACGAGAGGATATCTCTGAAAT GGTGCAGCAAAATATTTCCAGTAAACCAAAGACGTCAAACATAAATCGGTCTGAAAGTTACAAGGAACGGATACAtcataaa CGACAACTTCGTGAAAAGCGAAAGACCAGCGATCCAAATCTGTCGAAAACAAA tgactgTGACGCGACAGGTGCATTCCCCGGTAATTCTGCTGGCAGTTCATCAAACAGTAGCTTATCAACACGAAGTCTAGACAGTCCAAGTACCAGTTTAGAACAAGTTCATCCAGCCAATGCTGGTCATCATACATCTAACTCGTGGGACAGTGACGTTGATGTTGAACCAGATCCACCAGATTGGAATCACGGCGTTGCTGAAGAAGTTCTCAGTAATCTCAGTAACTCAGAGAAGAAGAGACAAGAAGTTATAAAtg aaCTATTTCATACGGAGAGGTCACACGTACGCGCACTTAAAGTACTGTCATACGTCTTCCACAAGCCATTACTTGAATCTCAAGTTCTTCCATTGGATCAAGTACAATtactattttcaaatttagacGAAATGGTGACTATTCATTCGCGCTTTAACCAGGCAatgaaacgtaaaaaaaaagaaaatccatGCGTGGGTGATGTCGGTGAATTAATATTGGAAATGTTCGATGGTGAAAATGGTGAGACATTTGAACGTGCTGCTTCAACGTACTGTGCTAAACAACAAGTTGCATTGGACGCATTGCGTGACAGACGTCGCAAAGATcctaaattaaattcatttttaaatgaaatagaaTCTAATCCCCTGTGCCGACGATTGCAACTCAAGGATCACATACTGACAGGTATGTTGAGATTGACCAAGTACCCATTGCTATTCGAAAATTTAGCAAAGTATACACCTGAGAGTAATGAAAAAGAGAAAGCAGCGGTACTGCGTGCTGTTGAACGCAGTAAAGAGATACTCAGTTTAGTTAATCAGGCTGTGCGTGAAGCTGAAGATTGTCAACGTCTTACTGAAATACTTCGTATGATCGATAGATCGgcatttgataaatttgatcATCCAGCAGTCCAAGAGTTTAAAAATCTTGACATTACTAAacgcaatttaatatttgaggGTCCATTGCAGTGGCGGATTGTTAATCGTCCAAAGCCCGTTGATTTACACGTTGTATTACTTGATGATACGATACTATTATTGCATCGTCAAGatgataagtatttattaaaatttacaaacacaAATCAAGTTAATTCTGTGCTGAGTCCGATTTTTAAAGTATCGACAGTACTTGTGAGAAATAATgctgttgataaaaattcacTTTACTTAGTTAATACATCGCAAAAAGGTGCGCAAATATATGACTTGGTAGCATCGTCACCAGCAGAACGTAAATTGTGGTGTAAACATATATCTGAAGCTGCTGAAGCATACAAAACACGTAATCGTGAAGGTAGACGACCGTCACCGCCTACTGTATTAAATGAAGAGCCGTCACCAGCGCCAGAAGTACCACTCAATATGGAGACTGGTGCTGCTGATAAAGAAAAGTCAGATAAAGTTGGACCACAAGACCCTAAAgacaatgataataacaagGAACAGAGTTCAACGAGTATTGAAACAACGACGAGCACACCAGCAGCAACGCAGCCTGAAGAAAATACTCAAGACACTCCGGCAACTGATGAATCCTCTAAATCTAAACCTGACGAATCAACCCAGTCGGCTGATCAGaatcataatcaaaatcaagatcaacagcaacagcagcaaccATCACCAGCACAACAACCGCCACCGTCATCATCAGCTACGTCATCGGGAATTGGAGAATCAATGAGACTAGTTACGTGTACGCAGTGTTCACTTATTGATCCTGTTGAAGTTCACGCAGAAGTACGGCCAGTTCATGTCGCAGAGCCAGTTCTCACGCCGATAGAATCACTCAGACGAAAAGACGAAGTTATTAAACAAGCGCTCGAAGAAAAACAGTCATTAGTtgctgatattttaaatattccaaaaGAAGATTTTGAACACGTTGCTGATATTGCGTCAGAGCCTTCAGATGTGGAAAAAGAACCTGCTGAATTAATTCTTGCGGCTATCAGTAAAGCTAATCAGTTAGTTGGTATACTTAATGCAGCGCTTGCTGTTACGGAAACTGAAGCTGTCTTGGCTACACGGGGAACTAACGCAACTGCTAGTACTGGTTGTGATGCTGTGGGATGTCCAGTACCACGTTCACATCCACATCCACATCAACCTGTAGTTCCTGTTGTAACTCTACAACCTATTTGCCATTCTTTGACTGCACAACTTTCACAGTTTTTG aaaatcGTGAAAGAAAGAGATGAGGAGCGGGAAAGATTACGTAAAGAGTTACAAAGATGTAGAGAACGGCTTCATGCAATCGATGCCGATGCACAGCGTAGAGAGCAGTATCAATTTTCCACAAGTACCACTCAAACACCAACAGATCTCGGGGATCATATTTCCACAGAAGCCACTGAAGATATTaataaagaa gaATTCGTCGATGCATGTGGTGATCCTGACGTCGAATTAGAAAcaaatgatagtaaaaaaaatacaccaGCAACGGAAATGATGGGGGACAGTGTCGGTTGA
- the LOC103576614 gene encoding rho guanine nucleotide exchange factor 11 isoform X2 produces MNGTTAVRRVVGAGGGGGGQEPPPVATLVVYKDDAGYGMKVSGDNPVYVQSVKEGGAAERAGLKQGDKIIKVNGVNVMQSTHTEVVQLIKSSTQVVLTVQQKPLGATLAGLQQVGTTLGSQHQQPRPTSLSSASTMVSPSQSATSLHRASTAPAGGAPCTARITGPQPVDHSFPFLMVKAPSFTDFVSTAFYKKHEKKRQLETQRVHTFQLMLEKEQSYRDKLRSELAKMGIGSGNVSNSSTLQTELAGAERRVRTLQDQLAAITTNDQLCSLVTNASSPSGHYSSSGSSTGGGSGVVIGDTPPPLPSRKSLSMQSLSPPPLPPRPPPPTTTSNTHSVVQLELERQLLTHLTSPTTSHGIPNSFSQDAHLGSPNSLNKHQRTKSSPEQLGSTMISPSEASRLLIASESMNDLSPSRHLHQGHGRLSGIDLDDPIHITPPGTPPPPYPQPSPGNDVLSTTLNESVDSFVTVTPTRQLLNESSPGLPQIQQPIMSMEDDDMSDQEVGQLEDHGPFKSLSRLWEHHAHLSVFINYVLSNSDPSSLLFYLVTDLYKEGNAKEMRKWAYEIHSSFLVPGAPLRLNNVDENVAREIDDVLLRESDKEEILRKIFWKARTRAKEELNEQLADFQQKRTAGLGMLFGPSDAQLDESESDKSKEAKIIETYLLPKMDPYLEDIEKDQLDLRQFTTAAGLATILTKIFQVRSVSLDRVPTFVAKDKSNIKARLLTGKTRKMAVRGHHFGAHQYFTVTYCNHCQLIIGGIGPQGYQCNDCSLSVHRQCVRVVEESCPGPLSRKERGNDRISKLMDRIRPERKPPSSHHHHHSPNQMHLIERSKRLDEENLLGDCENGEHRGGGASGNTRGSVERGRISGYGDHLDSMDDPSSREDISEMVQQNISSKPKTSNINRSESYKERIHHKRQLREKRKTSDPNLSKTNDCDATGAFPGNSAGSSSNSSLSTRSLDSPSTSLEQVHPANAGHHTSNSWDSDVDVEPDPPDWNHGVAEEVLSNLSNSEKKRQEVINELFHTERSHVRALKVLSYVFHKPLLESQVLPLDQVQLLFSNLDEMVTIHSRFNQAMKRKKKENPCVGDVGELILEMFDGENGETFERAASTYCAKQQVALDALRDRRRKDPKLNSFLNEIESNPLCRRLQLKDHILTGMLRLTKYPLLFENLAKYTPESNEKEKAAVLRAVERSKEILSLVNQAVREAEDCQRLTEILRMIDRSAFDKFDHPAVQEFKNLDITKRNLIFEGPLQWRIVNRPKPVDLHVVLLDDTILLLHRQDDKYLLKFTNTNQVNSVLSPIFKVSTVLVRNNAVDKNSLYLVNTSQKGAQIYDLVASSPAERKLWCKHISEAAEAYKTRNREGRRPSPPTVLNEEPSPAPEVPLNMETGAADKEKSDKVGPQDPKDNDNNKEQSSTSIETTTSTPAATQPEENTQDTPATDESSKSKPDESTQSADQNHNQNQDQQQQQQPSPAQQPPPSSSATSSGIGESMRLVTCTQCSLIDPVEVHAEVRPVHVAEPVLTPIESLRRKDEVIKQALEEKQSLVADILNIPKEDFEHVADIASEPSDVEKEPAELILAAISKANQLVGILNAALAVTETEAVLATRGTNATASTGCDAVGCPVPRSHPHPHQPVVPVVTLQPICHSLTAQLSQFLKIVKERDEERERLRKELQRCRERLHAIDADAQRREQYQFSTSTTQTPTDLGDHISTEATEDINKEEFVDACGDPDVELETNDSKKNTPATEMMGDSVG; encoded by the exons CATCGACGCAGGTGGTTTTGACAGTGCAGCAGAAGCCATTGGGTGCAACGCTAGCCGGTTTACAGCAAGTGGGAACAACTCTGGGAAGTCAACATCAGCAGCCGAGACCAACGAGTTTATCATCGGCATCAACAATGGTATCACCTTCACAATCCGCTACTTCTTTGCATCGAGCATCAACTGCCCCAGCTGGTGGTGCTCCTTGCACTGCACGTATAACTGGACCCCAACCTGTCGAC CATTCTTTTCCGTTTTTAATGGTCAAAGCACCGTCATTTACTGATTTCGTCTCCACtgcattttataaaaaa cacGAGAAAAAACGTCAGTTGGAGACACAACGTGTTCATACATTCCAGCTGATGTTAGAAAAGGAGCAGAGTTATCGTGATAAATTACGAAGTGAACTTGCTAAAATGGGTATTGGTTCCGGGAATGTATCAAACTCCTCAACACTGCAGACTGAGTTAGCTGGAGCGGAAAGACGAGTTCGTACATTACAAGATCAATTAGCTGCAATAACAACAAATGAccag CTTTGCTCATTGGTAACAAACGCCTCGTCTCCCTCTGGTCATTATTCCAGTTCTGGTAGCAGCACCGGTGGTGGTAGTGGTGTTGTTATTGGCGACACACCGCCACCCCTGCCTTCACGTAAATCCTTGTCCATGCAGAGTTTGTCCCCACCTCCGTTGCCTCCACGACCACCTCCACCCACTACCACCTCAAACACGCACAGCGTAGTACAGTTGGAGCTGGAGAGACAACTGCTGACTCATTTAACGTCCCCAACCACCAGTCATGGTATACCTAACTCT ttctCACAAGACGCACATTTGGGTTCGCCGAACTCACTTAATAAACATCAACGTACAAAATCCTCACCCGAGCAATTGGGCTCGACTATGATCTCACCGTCAGAGGCCAGTAGACTACTAATAGCGTCAGAATCAATGAACGACTTATCACCATCGAGACACCTCCATCAGGGACATGGACGTCTAAGCGGAATTGATTTAGATGATCCGATCCATATCACACCACCGGGCACACCACCACCGCCTTATCCCCAACCAAGTCCTGGGAATGATGTCTTATCGACCACCTTGAATGAA agCGTGGATAGTTTTGTAACAGTAACGCCAACCCGTCAATTGTTGAATGAAAGTAGTCCTGGATTACCGCAAATTCAACAGCCTATTATGTCTATGGAAGACGATGACATGAGTGATCAAGAAGTG ggTCAACTCGAAGATCATGGACCATTTAAATCTTTATCAAGATTGTGGGAACACCATGCACATCTttctgtttttataaattatgttttatcAAATAGTGATCCTTCAAGCTTg ttattctATTTGGTAACAGACTTGTATAAGGAAGGTAATGCTAAGGAAATGAGAAAATGGGCATATGAAATTCATTCTAGCTTTTTAGTACCTGGTGCT CCTCTACGACTCAATAACGTAGATGAGAATGTCGCACGTGAAATAGATGACGTACTTTTACGAGAATCAGATAAAGAAGAAATATTACGCAAGATATTTTGGAAGGCAAGAACAAGAGCGAAGGAAGAATTGAATGAACAGCTTGCGGACTTCCAACAAAAAAGAACAGCGGGACTTGGTATGTTATTTGGGCCGAGTGATGCTCAGCTTGACGAAAGTGAATCAGATAAATCTAAAGAAGCAAAAATAATAGAGACTTATCTTCTTCCTAAAATGGATCCATATTT GGAAGATATTGAAAAAGATCAGTTAGATCTACGTCAATTTACAACAGCCGCTGGTTTAGCGACGATATTgactaaaatatttcaagtacGATCTGTATCACTTGATCGTGTGCCGACATTTGTCGCTAAAGATAAATCTAATATTAAAGCTCGTTTGCTTACGggtaaaacaagaaaaatggCAGTAAGAGGTCATCATTTTGGAGCACATCAATATTTTACTGTTACGTATTGCAATCATTGTCAACTTATTATTGGTGGGATCGGTCCTCAAGGTTATCAATGCAATG ACTGCTCTCTCAGTGTTCACCGTCAATGTGTTCGTGTAGTTGAGGAAAGTTGTCCAGGACCATTGTCACGTAAAGAACGCGGCAATGATCGTATCAGTAAACTTATGGATCGTATAAGACCTGAAAGAAAACCTCCATCATCTCATCATCACCACCATTCCCCAAATCAAATGCAtctaa tcgAACGTTCAAAGCGTCTTGacgaagaaaatttattaggaGACTGTGAAAATg GAGAACATCGCGGGGGCGGCGCAAGCGGAAACACCCGTGGTAGTGTTGAAAGAGGACGTATTTCCGGTTACGGTGATCATCTTGATAGTATGGACGATCCTTCTTCACGAGAGGATATCTCTGAAAT GGTGCAGCAAAATATTTCCAGTAAACCAAAGACGTCAAACATAAATCGGTCTGAAAGTTACAAGGAACGGATACAtcataaa CGACAACTTCGTGAAAAGCGAAAGACCAGCGATCCAAATCTGTCGAAAACAAA tgactgTGACGCGACAGGTGCATTCCCCGGTAATTCTGCTGGCAGTTCATCAAACAGTAGCTTATCAACACGAAGTCTAGACAGTCCAAGTACCAGTTTAGAACAAGTTCATCCAGCCAATGCTGGTCATCATACATCTAACTCGTGGGACAGTGACGTTGATGTTGAACCAGATCCACCAGATTGGAATCACGGCGTTGCTGAAGAAGTTCTCAGTAATCTCAGTAACTCAGAGAAGAAGAGACAAGAAGTTATAAAtg aaCTATTTCATACGGAGAGGTCACACGTACGCGCACTTAAAGTACTGTCATACGTCTTCCACAAGCCATTACTTGAATCTCAAGTTCTTCCATTGGATCAAGTACAATtactattttcaaatttagacGAAATGGTGACTATTCATTCGCGCTTTAACCAGGCAatgaaacgtaaaaaaaaagaaaatccatGCGTGGGTGATGTCGGTGAATTAATATTGGAAATGTTCGATGGTGAAAATGGTGAGACATTTGAACGTGCTGCTTCAACGTACTGTGCTAAACAACAAGTTGCATTGGACGCATTGCGTGACAGACGTCGCAAAGATcctaaattaaattcatttttaaatgaaatagaaTCTAATCCCCTGTGCCGACGATTGCAACTCAAGGATCACATACTGACAGGTATGTTGAGATTGACCAAGTACCCATTGCTATTCGAAAATTTAGCAAAGTATACACCTGAGAGTAATGAAAAAGAGAAAGCAGCGGTACTGCGTGCTGTTGAACGCAGTAAAGAGATACTCAGTTTAGTTAATCAGGCTGTGCGTGAAGCTGAAGATTGTCAACGTCTTACTGAAATACTTCGTATGATCGATAGATCGgcatttgataaatttgatcATCCAGCAGTCCAAGAGTTTAAAAATCTTGACATTACTAAacgcaatttaatatttgaggGTCCATTGCAGTGGCGGATTGTTAATCGTCCAAAGCCCGTTGATTTACACGTTGTATTACTTGATGATACGATACTATTATTGCATCGTCAAGatgataagtatttattaaaatttacaaacacaAATCAAGTTAATTCTGTGCTGAGTCCGATTTTTAAAGTATCGACAGTACTTGTGAGAAATAATgctgttgataaaaattcacTTTACTTAGTTAATACATCGCAAAAAGGTGCGCAAATATATGACTTGGTAGCATCGTCACCAGCAGAACGTAAATTGTGGTGTAAACATATATCTGAAGCTGCTGAAGCATACAAAACACGTAATCGTGAAGGTAGACGACCGTCACCGCCTACTGTATTAAATGAAGAGCCGTCACCAGCGCCAGAAGTACCACTCAATATGGAGACTGGTGCTGCTGATAAAGAAAAGTCAGATAAAGTTGGACCACAAGACCCTAAAgacaatgataataacaagGAACAGAGTTCAACGAGTATTGAAACAACGACGAGCACACCAGCAGCAACGCAGCCTGAAGAAAATACTCAAGACACTCCGGCAACTGATGAATCCTCTAAATCTAAACCTGACGAATCAACCCAGTCGGCTGATCAGaatcataatcaaaatcaagatcaacagcaacagcagcaaccATCACCAGCACAACAACCGCCACCGTCATCATCAGCTACGTCATCGGGAATTGGAGAATCAATGAGACTAGTTACGTGTACGCAGTGTTCACTTATTGATCCTGTTGAAGTTCACGCAGAAGTACGGCCAGTTCATGTCGCAGAGCCAGTTCTCACGCCGATAGAATCACTCAGACGAAAAGACGAAGTTATTAAACAAGCGCTCGAAGAAAAACAGTCATTAGTtgctgatattttaaatattccaaaaGAAGATTTTGAACACGTTGCTGATATTGCGTCAGAGCCTTCAGATGTGGAAAAAGAACCTGCTGAATTAATTCTTGCGGCTATCAGTAAAGCTAATCAGTTAGTTGGTATACTTAATGCAGCGCTTGCTGTTACGGAAACTGAAGCTGTCTTGGCTACACGGGGAACTAACGCAACTGCTAGTACTGGTTGTGATGCTGTGGGATGTCCAGTACCACGTTCACATCCACATCCACATCAACCTGTAGTTCCTGTTGTAACTCTACAACCTATTTGCCATTCTTTGACTGCACAACTTTCACAGTTTTTG aaaatcGTGAAAGAAAGAGATGAGGAGCGGGAAAGATTACGTAAAGAGTTACAAAGATGTAGAGAACGGCTTCATGCAATCGATGCCGATGCACAGCGTAGAGAGCAGTATCAATTTTCCACAAGTACCACTCAAACACCAACAGATCTCGGGGATCATATTTCCACAGAAGCCACTGAAGATATTaataaagaa gaATTCGTCGATGCATGTGGTGATCCTGACGTCGAATTAGAAAcaaatgatagtaaaaaaaatacaccaGCAACGGAAATGATGGGGGACAGTGTCGGTTGA